One region of Glycine max cultivar Williams 82 chromosome 9, Glycine_max_v4.0, whole genome shotgun sequence genomic DNA includes:
- the LOC100784677 gene encoding autophagy-related protein 8C: protein MAKTSFKLQHPLERRQAEASRIREKYPDRIPVIVEKAERSDIPDIDKKKYLVPADLTVGQFVYVVRKRIKLSAEKAIFVFINNTLPPTAALMSAIYEENKDQDGFLYMTYSGENTFGSH from the exons ATGGCCAAAACCTCCTTCAAGCTTCAGCATCCTTTGG AAAGAAGGCAGGCTGAAGCTTCTCGCATTAGAGAGAAATATCCTGATAGAATACCT GTGATTGTGGAGAAAGCTGAAAGAAGTGACATTCCTGACATTGATAAGAAAAA ATACCTTGTCCCTGCTGATTTGACTGTTGGCCAGTTTGTATATGTTGTCCGCAAAAGGATTAAGCTCAGTGCAGAGAAggctatttttgttttcatcaatAACACTCTGCCTCCAACTG CTGCATTGATGTCTGCTATTTATGAAGAAAATAAGGATCAAGATGGCTTTCTTTACATGACTTACAGTGGAGAGAACACCTTCGGATCCCACTAG
- the LOC100797386 gene encoding ankyrin repeat domain-containing protein 13C — MAKSSKNPTTSYPAIKAEQYLHSPVHYALAIRDHTKLSRIISSLPRVPDPARVITESDSLSQDRVGEKISAVLDRRDVPFRETPLHLAVRLNDVAAARAIASAGADISLHNAAGWNPLQEALCLRASDIAQVLVRLHHRAAWAKWRRRLPRLVAALRRMRDFYMEISFHFESSVIPFVGKIAPSDTYKIWKRDGNLRADTTLAGFDGLKIHRANQSFLFLGDGDAIAGVPAGSLLVLNRDDKKIFDAFENAGAPMSDSDAAGFCSQSSVYRPGMDVTKAELVGRTNWRRQEKMENVGEWKARVYEVHNVVFSFRSRKVTGGESDVAGSEQVLPLELDEDEDGFLVAENPSFGMPLGSNNSDKRRHSSFVREEREWVPIGRKSVDFPSVSVAPPRRSSAAAAAPAAPLTKEKEYLRSLRPAVWLTEQFPLKTEELLPLLDILANKVKAVRRLRELLTTKFPPGSFPVKVAIPVVPTVRVVVTFTKFVELQPVEKFYTPLSSPTHLLNADDDDPSGRSTCLRRTSTSHSWGGGSKHQQRSSSSSGALDSDPFAIPVGYTWTNNGDDSSRKLNKSKSVRKSK, encoded by the exons ATGGCGAAATCGAGCAAAAATCCCACCACGTCGTATCCGGCGATAAAGGCAGAGCAATACTTACACAGCCCCGTTCACTACGCGCTGGCCATTCGCGACCACACAAAGCTTTCCAGAATCATTTCTTCGCTTCCCCGAGTTCCCGACCCTGCCCGAGTCATCACCGAGTCCGACTCGCTCAGTCAGGACCGAGTCGGGGAGAAAATCTCCGCCGTCCTGGACCGCCGCGACGTCCCGTTCCGGGAGACGCCCCTCCACCTCGCCGTCCGCCTCAACGACGTCGCCGCAGCGCGCGCCATAGCCTCCGCCGGCGCCGATATCTCCCTCCACAACGCCGCCGGCTGGAACCCGCTCCAGGAGGCGCTCTGCCTGCGCGCCTCTGACATCGCACAGGTCCTCGTCCGGCTCCACCACCGTGCCGCCTGGGCCAAGTGGCGCCGCCGCCTGCCGCGCCTAGTGGCGGCTCTCCGCCGCATGCGTGATTTCTACATGGAGATCTCGTTCCACTTCGAGAGCTCCGTGATTCCCTTCGTCGGAAAAATCGCTCCCTCCGACACCTACAAAATCTGGAAGCGCGACGGCAACCTCCGCGCCGACACCACCCTCGCCGGCTTCGACGGTCTCAAAATCCACCGCGCCAACCAGAGCTTCCTCTTCCTTGGCGACGGTGACGCCATCGCAGGCGTCCCCGCTGGCTCCCTCCTCGTTCTCAACCGCGACGATAAGAAAATCTTTGACGCGTTCGAGAACGCCGGAGCTCCGATGAGCGATTCCGATGCGGCGGGATTCTGCTCGCAGAGCAGCGTGTACCGGCCGGGGATGGACGTAACGAAAGCAGAACTCGTCGGAAGAACTAATTGGAGAAGACAAGAGAAGATGGAAAATGTTGGAGAGTGGAAAGCTAGGGTTTATGAAGTACATAACGTGGTTTTCAGTTTCCGGTCACGGAAAGTTACTGGAGGCGAATCCGACGTGGCAGGGAGCGAGCAGGTTTTACCATTGGAGCTTGATGAAGACGAAGACGGTTTTCTCGTTGCGGAAAATCCGAGTTTTGGAATGCCTCTCGGTAGTAACAATTCCGATAAGAGAAGACATAGTAGTTTTGTGAGAGAAGAAAGAGAGTGGGTCCCAATAGGGAGAAAAAGCGTGGATTTTCCTTCCGTTTCGGTCGCGCCACCGAGGAGGTCATCGGCGGCTGCGGCGGCTCCGGCTGCCCCACTGACGAAGGAGAAGGAGTATTTGAGAAGTTTGAGGCCGGCGGTGTGGTTGACGGAGCAGTTTCCATTGAAGACGGAGGAGCTGTTGCCGTTGTTGGACATTCTGGCGAACAAGGTGAAGGCGGTACGGCGGCTCCGGGAGCTTCTCACGACGAAGTTCCCGCCGGGGAGTTTTCCAGTGAAG GTGGCGATCCCGGTGGTCCCCACGGTAAGGGTGGTGGTCACGTTTACCAAGTTCGTGGAACTGCAACCTGTGGAGAAGTTCTACACGCCGTTATCGAGTCCTACGCATTTGCTCaatgcagatgatgatgatccTTCTGGGAGATCCACGTGTCTGAGAAGAACTAGTACTAGCCATTCGTGGGGTGGGGGGAGTAAGCACCAACAacgatcttcttcttcttctggggCTTTGGATTCGGACCCTTTTGCTATTCCTGTTGGATATACGTGGACCAATAATGGGGATGATTCGTCACGGAAATTGAACAAGTCCAAGTCCGTCAGAAAATCCAAGTGA